The Roseimicrobium gellanilyticum genome contains a region encoding:
- a CDS encoding sulfatase, which translates to MHSYRKHPHTSPVLLLFCLLALVGGGAHAQSATKKNILFIMADDFRPELATYGSPAITPNLDKLAARSVQFERAYCQQAVCNPSRSSMLTGLRPDTLRIWNNGTHFRELNPEVTTIPKWFMDHGYTSLCVGKIFHNWHTKMHGDPTSWSAPEFLHYANHGDDTPQITGEMPPNTAVPGPRNYGKVNVCEKRDVPDEAYYDGRVASEAVRVLAELKKDNKPFFLAVGFWKPHAPFNAPKKYWDLYDKSKLPALNPNRPEGAPEVAFHDSREILGPPKEQQPLTPEQVLEMRHGYFANISYMDAQLGKVLDALKAQGLEKNTIITFAGDHGYHIGEHGLWGKTSNFEYDAHVPLMISGPKLELTGKRYALPVELLDLFPTLVDLCELPKPAGLEGKSLVPALKGYLDAPSSNIFAFTQHPRPAYYDREPNKQPKSMGVSVRTASVRYTEWRDWKTGSVITHELYDHTKDPQELRNAVDDPALVKERESAAASLLKQFPITPHP; encoded by the coding sequence ATGCACTCGTATCGGAAGCATCCTCACACCTCGCCAGTTCTGCTGCTATTCTGCCTGCTGGCCCTGGTTGGCGGTGGTGCGCATGCGCAGTCTGCCACGAAGAAGAACATCCTCTTCATCATGGCGGATGACTTCCGTCCAGAGCTGGCCACGTATGGCTCGCCGGCCATCACGCCAAACCTCGACAAGCTGGCGGCGCGTTCGGTACAGTTTGAACGCGCCTACTGCCAGCAGGCGGTGTGCAATCCTTCGCGCTCTTCCATGCTGACGGGGCTGCGTCCAGACACGCTGCGCATCTGGAACAATGGCACGCATTTCCGGGAGCTGAATCCGGAGGTCACCACGATCCCGAAATGGTTCATGGATCACGGCTATACCTCGCTCTGTGTCGGAAAGATTTTCCACAACTGGCACACCAAGATGCACGGGGATCCCACGTCCTGGAGTGCGCCGGAGTTCCTGCACTATGCGAATCATGGTGATGATACACCCCAGATCACCGGTGAGATGCCGCCCAACACGGCCGTGCCGGGGCCGCGCAACTATGGCAAGGTGAATGTCTGCGAGAAGCGTGATGTGCCTGATGAGGCCTACTACGATGGACGTGTGGCGTCGGAAGCGGTGCGGGTGCTTGCCGAGTTGAAGAAGGACAACAAACCCTTCTTCCTGGCGGTGGGTTTTTGGAAGCCTCACGCGCCTTTCAATGCGCCGAAGAAGTACTGGGACCTGTATGACAAGAGTAAACTGCCTGCGCTGAATCCGAACAGGCCGGAAGGTGCACCGGAGGTGGCGTTTCATGACAGTCGGGAAATCCTTGGTCCGCCCAAGGAGCAACAGCCACTCACGCCGGAACAGGTTCTGGAGATGCGGCACGGCTACTTTGCGAACATCAGCTACATGGACGCGCAACTCGGCAAGGTGCTGGATGCGCTGAAGGCGCAGGGACTGGAGAAGAATACGATCATCACCTTCGCAGGTGACCATGGCTACCACATTGGGGAGCACGGACTATGGGGGAAGACGTCCAACTTCGAATATGACGCGCATGTGCCTCTCATGATCAGCGGACCGAAGCTGGAACTCACGGGGAAACGGTATGCCCTGCCCGTGGAGTTGTTGGACCTCTTCCCCACTCTGGTGGATCTCTGTGAACTTCCGAAACCGGCAGGATTGGAGGGTAAGAGTCTGGTGCCTGCCCTGAAAGGATATCTTGACGCGCCTTCTTCAAATATCTTTGCCTTCACACAGCATCCCCGTCCTGCGTACTACGACCGTGAACCCAACAAGCAGCCCAAATCCATGGGCGTGAGCGTGCGCACGGCATCCGTACGCTACACGGAATGGCGCGACTGGAAGACCGGATCGGTGATTACCCATGAGCTGTATGATCACACGAAGGATCCGCAGGAATTGCGCAATGCCGTTGATGACCCTGCTCTGGTCAAAGAACGCGAGTCTGCTGCTGCTTCGCTCCTGAAACAATTTCCCATCACACCGCATCCATGA
- a CDS encoding DUF5329 family protein, with amino-acid sequence MVGSLQALDSPAKEEVDHLLEAVSKSEARFIRNGKEYSSAEGAEHLKNKLGQAGSRVKTAEDFIQGVCTKSYLSGKPYLMKNKDGTTTEVGPWLTKVLEEYRKGR; translated from the coding sequence ATGGTCGGAAGCCTGCAGGCACTGGACTCGCCCGCCAAGGAAGAGGTGGATCATCTGCTGGAAGCGGTTTCCAAAAGCGAAGCCCGCTTCATCCGCAATGGAAAGGAATACAGCAGCGCGGAAGGCGCTGAACACCTGAAAAACAAACTCGGCCAGGCGGGCAGCCGCGTGAAGACGGCGGAGGATTTCATCCAAGGCGTCTGCACCAAGAGCTATCTGAGCGGCAAGCCGTACCTGATGAAGAACAAGGACGGCACCACCACCGAGGTGGGACCATGGCTGACCAAGGTGCTGGAGGAGTACCGGAAGGGGCGGTAG
- a CDS encoding Crp/Fnr family transcriptional regulator, with translation MKLPNIFESQTEPLKYAAGDIIFSSGDEGDAMYVVKEGAVELRVGGRTVEVVEADGFFGEMALIEEGPRTATAVAKTDTVLIPINEKRFEFMVHEVPLFALHVMKGLSRRLRTVDRTAM, from the coding sequence ATGAAACTGCCGAACATCTTCGAATCCCAGACGGAGCCCCTCAAATATGCCGCGGGCGACATCATTTTCTCCTCCGGAGACGAGGGCGATGCCATGTACGTGGTGAAGGAAGGCGCGGTGGAACTCCGAGTGGGTGGCCGCACGGTGGAGGTCGTGGAGGCGGATGGCTTCTTCGGCGAGATGGCCCTCATTGAGGAAGGCCCGCGTACCGCGACGGCCGTGGCCAAGACGGATACCGTGCTGATCCCCATCAACGAAAAGCGTTTTGAATTCATGGTGCACGAGGTGCCCCTCTTTGCGCTGCATGTGATGAAGGGCCTGAGCCGACGCCTGCGCACGGTGGACAGGACGGCGATGTAG
- a CDS encoding gamma-butyrobetaine hydroxylase-like domain-containing protein, with the protein MTRPSNISAIGNEIAIAWEDGTESYILMERLRAASPSAENTGEHDLLGKRYGGTDQTEFPGVTVTGWRMVGGYAVQFDFSDGHATGIYPYDFLRKLGGAGTV; encoded by the coding sequence ATGACTCGCCCCAGCAACATCTCCGCAATCGGAAACGAAATCGCGATTGCCTGGGAGGATGGCACGGAGAGCTACATTCTCATGGAGCGGCTGCGTGCTGCTTCACCCAGCGCGGAGAATACGGGAGAGCATGACCTGTTGGGCAAACGCTACGGCGGCACGGACCAGACCGAGTTCCCCGGGGTCACCGTCACCGGCTGGCGCATGGTCGGCGGTTATGCCGTGCAGTTTGATTTCAGCGATGGCCACGCCACAGGCATCTATCCGTACGACTTCCTGCGGAAGCTCGGTGGAGCAGGAACTGTCTGA
- a CDS encoding helix-turn-helix domain-containing protein: MPRKPSAPALERVRPTDNEELAGRPTAEETLERVERLARIGSWSWDIATDHTLWSAMMYEMFLWDPARPAPRYEEMKSIIAPAGLEALCGAIERCTQQGEPYSLDVEAMRTDGVHFFVQLKGQPLPGADGRIVGVFGTAQDITEQKRAEQSLRDSEARWQFALDGAGDGVWDWNVPARQVYFSHHWKAMLGYADDEVGSSLEDWSDKVHPEDLGRCWLEIQRHFSGEAPMYLCEHRLRAKDGSWRWILDRGKIVSRNEDGSPLAVIGTHTDITRLKETEQALRESEEKIRVLHERLQLAIKAGQVGIWEADLVTGQFLFNEQMHEIYGVGEGSFRDGIPANTFGGQESDWYKAVHPDDRAHAANSLKLAIQTDEVMEFEYRILRPSGEVRHVKSSALVLRDAHGVPVRGIGTTLDVTEQRLLTESIARERERMLLATQASSIGVWEFDFQSRTLIWDEKMHALYDPEPGIFDYTIDGWIKMIHLEDAERVLQEWQACAQHGAQLESDFRIELRSGEIRWIRALAQTFFGQDGVAMRAVGTNWDVTAEKAPSPPARKTALSVSSSSQPVPVGSLTARKLALVLAYIDQNISDPLTLEMIAQVASISSSHFSDLFRQCMGQSPHQYLMARRVEKAKDLLASTDLTIAEVAANLGFADQSHLTRLMRRFTGLTPRMLRGAELQSQ, from the coding sequence ATGCCAAGGAAGCCTTCAGCCCCCGCACTTGAGCGTGTTCGTCCCACTGACAACGAGGAACTCGCCGGAAGACCCACGGCTGAAGAGACCTTGGAGCGCGTCGAGCGACTGGCTCGCATTGGGAGCTGGTCCTGGGACATCGCGACGGATCACACGCTGTGGTCTGCCATGATGTACGAGATGTTCCTGTGGGACCCTGCCAGGCCCGCGCCTCGCTATGAGGAAATGAAATCCATCATCGCCCCGGCGGGTCTGGAGGCCCTCTGCGGGGCCATTGAGCGCTGCACGCAACAAGGGGAGCCATACAGTCTCGATGTTGAAGCGATGCGCACGGATGGCGTGCACTTCTTCGTCCAGTTGAAGGGGCAGCCCCTGCCGGGGGCAGATGGCCGCATCGTCGGAGTGTTCGGCACCGCGCAGGACATCACCGAGCAGAAGCGCGCAGAGCAGTCGCTCAGAGACAGCGAGGCTCGCTGGCAGTTCGCGCTGGATGGGGCCGGTGATGGTGTGTGGGACTGGAATGTTCCCGCCCGCCAGGTGTACTTTTCCCACCACTGGAAGGCCATGCTGGGCTACGCTGACGATGAGGTGGGCAGCTCCTTGGAAGACTGGTCGGACAAGGTGCACCCGGAGGATCTCGGGCGTTGCTGGCTGGAGATTCAGCGGCATTTCAGCGGCGAAGCTCCCATGTACCTGTGCGAGCATCGTCTCCGGGCCAAGGACGGCTCCTGGAGGTGGATTCTTGATCGCGGCAAGATTGTGTCTCGGAATGAGGATGGCAGTCCGCTCGCGGTGATCGGTACGCACACCGACATCACCCGGTTGAAGGAGACGGAGCAGGCCCTTCGTGAAAGCGAGGAGAAAATTCGCGTGCTCCATGAGCGTCTGCAGCTGGCCATCAAGGCGGGCCAAGTGGGCATCTGGGAGGCGGATCTGGTCACAGGCCAGTTCCTCTTCAACGAGCAGATGCACGAGATCTACGGCGTGGGGGAGGGGAGTTTCCGGGATGGCATTCCGGCCAATACTTTCGGAGGTCAGGAATCTGACTGGTACAAGGCGGTGCATCCCGATGATCGCGCTCACGCGGCCAATTCGTTGAAGCTCGCCATCCAGACAGATGAGGTCATGGAGTTTGAGTACCGCATCCTTCGCCCCTCAGGCGAGGTCCGGCACGTGAAGTCCTCTGCGCTGGTGCTCCGTGATGCGCATGGCGTGCCGGTGCGTGGCATCGGCACCACGCTGGATGTCACCGAGCAACGGCTGCTGACCGAGTCCATCGCCAGGGAACGCGAGCGCATGCTTCTGGCCACGCAGGCGAGCAGCATCGGCGTGTGGGAGTTTGATTTCCAATCCCGCACGCTGATCTGGGATGAAAAGATGCATGCGCTCTACGATCCCGAGCCGGGCATTTTTGATTACACCATTGATGGATGGATTAAAATGATCCACCTGGAGGATGCGGAGCGTGTGCTCCAAGAATGGCAGGCCTGCGCCCAGCATGGTGCTCAACTGGAGTCGGACTTCCGCATTGAGCTCCGTTCTGGGGAGATTCGCTGGATTCGTGCTCTGGCCCAGACATTTTTTGGACAGGATGGTGTAGCGATGCGAGCCGTCGGGACGAACTGGGATGTTACGGCGGAAAAAGCACCGTCACCTCCCGCGAGAAAAACCGCGCTCTCTGTCTCGTCCTCGTCACAGCCCGTGCCCGTCGGGAGTCTCACTGCGCGCAAGCTGGCTCTCGTGCTCGCTTACATCGACCAGAACATCAGTGATCCCCTGACGCTGGAAATGATCGCTCAGGTGGCGAGCATCAGTTCATCGCACTTTTCGGATTTGTTCCGTCAGTGCATGGGACAGTCGCCGCATCAGTACCTCATGGCGCGCCGTGTGGAGAAGGCGAAGGATCTGCTCGCCAGTACAGACCTTACCATTGCAGAAGTGGCGGCGAATCTCGGCTTTGCGGATCAGAGCCATCTCACCCGTCTCATGCGCCGCTTCACCGGACTTACTCCCCGCATGTTACGCGGCGCCGAACTCCAGTCGCAATAA
- the purH gene encoding bifunctional phosphoribosylaminoimidazolecarboxamide formyltransferase/IMP cyclohydrolase translates to MSIQRALLSVSDKSGLEEFAKGLASMGVEILSSGGTHKFLSSKGIPVKEVSEHTGFPELFDGRVKTLHPKIHGGLLQRRDLEEHQQQAKKHSIPPIDLVVVNLYPFEETVAKEGVTLEDAIENIDIGGPSMLRSAAKNYQAVTVVTDPADYPTVLAEMKERNGDTTLSTRERLALKVFQRTAAYDSAIARFLNKEQETAKSFSVSLPLYSELRNGDNPHQGASLYGNFGDYFVKLHGKELSYTNVLDIESAAAIALEFRRPTVAILKHTNPCGVGCADEDLREAWEKAFETDKQAPFGGVIVINRPMNMALAKVIGEIHTDVIIAPDYESDARAHLQKKKNLRLMQMLPGVEDALRQPVIKSAPGGLMVMDSDSKALGLDAIESKVKTERPPTKEEIEAMRFAWRVVKHVKSNAIVFASHDRTLGIGAGQMSRVDSCRIAIWKAKEAGLSLEGSAVGSDAFFPFPDGLISCAEAGATCAIQPGGSVKDPEVIAAANAHKMAMVFTGYRHFKH, encoded by the coding sequence ATGAGCATCCAACGAGCGCTTCTCTCCGTGTCCGACAAGTCGGGTCTTGAGGAATTTGCCAAGGGCCTGGCCAGCATGGGGGTGGAAATCCTCTCCAGCGGCGGCACCCACAAATTCCTTTCCTCCAAGGGAATTCCTGTGAAGGAGGTGTCTGAGCACACCGGCTTCCCTGAGCTTTTCGACGGCCGGGTGAAGACCCTGCACCCCAAGATCCACGGCGGCCTCCTGCAGCGCCGCGATCTGGAGGAGCACCAGCAGCAGGCCAAGAAGCACTCCATCCCGCCCATCGACCTCGTGGTGGTGAACCTTTACCCCTTCGAGGAAACGGTCGCCAAGGAAGGCGTCACGCTTGAGGATGCGATTGAAAACATCGACATCGGCGGCCCCTCGATGCTGCGCTCGGCGGCGAAGAACTACCAGGCGGTCACCGTCGTCACCGACCCCGCGGACTATCCCACCGTGCTGGCGGAAATGAAGGAGCGCAATGGCGATACCACTCTCTCCACGCGTGAACGTCTTGCACTTAAGGTGTTCCAGCGCACGGCTGCGTATGACTCCGCCATCGCCCGTTTCCTGAACAAGGAACAGGAAACCGCGAAGTCCTTCAGCGTTTCCCTGCCACTGTACAGTGAACTGCGCAACGGTGACAACCCGCATCAGGGCGCCTCGCTCTACGGAAACTTCGGTGACTACTTCGTGAAGCTGCACGGCAAGGAGCTGAGCTACACGAACGTGCTCGATATCGAGAGCGCCGCCGCGATTGCGCTCGAGTTCCGCCGCCCCACCGTGGCCATCCTCAAGCACACCAACCCCTGTGGCGTGGGCTGTGCGGATGAGGATCTGCGCGAAGCGTGGGAGAAGGCTTTCGAAACGGACAAGCAGGCTCCCTTCGGTGGTGTGATTGTCATCAATCGCCCCATGAACATGGCGCTGGCCAAGGTCATCGGCGAAATCCACACGGACGTGATCATCGCTCCGGACTATGAGTCCGACGCGCGTGCACACCTGCAGAAGAAGAAGAACCTGCGCCTGATGCAGATGCTCCCTGGCGTGGAAGACGCGCTGAGGCAGCCGGTGATCAAGTCCGCCCCTGGCGGTCTCATGGTGATGGACAGTGACTCGAAGGCGCTGGGACTCGACGCGATCGAGAGCAAGGTGAAGACCGAGCGTCCGCCCACGAAGGAAGAAATCGAAGCCATGCGCTTTGCGTGGCGCGTGGTGAAGCATGTGAAGTCGAATGCCATCGTGTTCGCGTCGCATGACCGTACGCTGGGCATCGGTGCCGGTCAGATGAGCCGCGTGGATTCCTGCCGCATCGCCATCTGGAAAGCCAAGGAAGCGGGCCTCTCTCTCGAAGGCAGCGCCGTGGGCAGTGATGCCTTCTTCCCATTCCCGGATGGTCTTATCTCCTGCGCGGAAGCCGGTGCCACCTGCGCCATCCAGCCGGGAGGTTCCGTGAAGGATCCGGAAGTCATCGCCGCGGCAAACGCACACAAGATGGCCATGGTCTTCACCGGATATCGTCACTTCAAGCACTAG
- a CDS encoding pyridoxine 5'-phosphate synthase: protein MLHLGVNIDHVATLRQARYATMLDSPNAEPVLLDAARESEAAGAHSITVHLRADRRHIQDADVYLLKRELKVKLNLEMGNTPEILEIALKVKPDFVCLVPENRKEITTEGGLDVPSHAAALKETTTRLKDAGIRVSFFVDPVRDHMYASADCGADMVELHTGTFANAVGAERQAEVVRLVEAAAQAHDLGLQVNAGHGLTTRNVRDLFAVPHLAELNIGHSLVSRAITVGLRTSIGEMLAVMGEYPG, encoded by the coding sequence ATGCTACATCTCGGAGTTAATATCGATCACGTGGCCACGCTGCGTCAGGCGCGGTATGCCACCATGCTGGATTCACCGAACGCGGAACCCGTGCTGCTTGATGCAGCGCGGGAGTCCGAGGCGGCTGGTGCGCACAGCATCACCGTGCATCTTCGCGCCGACCGCAGGCACATCCAGGATGCGGATGTGTACCTGCTGAAGCGCGAGCTGAAGGTGAAGCTCAATCTGGAAATGGGCAACACACCCGAGATTCTGGAAATCGCCCTGAAGGTGAAGCCAGACTTCGTGTGCCTCGTGCCGGAGAACCGGAAGGAGATCACCACGGAAGGGGGCCTTGATGTGCCCTCCCACGCCGCGGCGCTGAAGGAAACCACCACCCGTCTCAAGGATGCCGGCATCCGCGTGAGCTTCTTCGTCGATCCTGTGCGTGACCACATGTATGCCTCGGCAGATTGCGGCGCGGACATGGTGGAGCTGCACACCGGCACGTTTGCCAACGCCGTAGGCGCGGAGCGCCAGGCAGAGGTGGTGCGGTTGGTGGAGGCTGCCGCACAAGCACATGATCTGGGCCTGCAGGTGAATGCCGGCCACGGACTCACCACGCGGAATGTACGGGATCTCTTTGCCGTGCCCCATCTGGCCGAGCTCAATATCGGACACTCTCTTGTATCACGGGCCATCACCGTGGGCCTGCGTACGTCCATCGGCGAGATGCTCGCGGTGATGGGAGAGTATCCGGGTTGA
- the acpS gene encoding holo-ACP synthase, which translates to MESEISPDLVSSNVRRPALAVGVGIDLVEVDRIHSLLEKNGERFKHRVFTAGEIEYCDSCAESAMHYAARFAAKEAVAKALGTGFAEGVGWADIEVMRGGSGAPTVVLHGGAARVAAQAGVTRVLLSLTHTRTTAGASALLLSDI; encoded by the coding sequence ATGGAATCTGAAATCTCCCCTGATCTGGTCTCCAGCAATGTGCGCCGTCCTGCGCTGGCCGTGGGGGTGGGCATCGATCTGGTGGAGGTGGATCGTATCCACTCCCTGCTGGAGAAGAACGGCGAGCGTTTCAAACATCGCGTCTTCACCGCAGGTGAAATCGAGTACTGCGATAGCTGTGCAGAGTCGGCCATGCACTACGCAGCGCGGTTCGCAGCGAAGGAAGCTGTGGCAAAAGCCCTGGGAACCGGCTTCGCGGAAGGTGTCGGCTGGGCTGACATTGAGGTGATGCGTGGCGGCAGTGGAGCGCCCACGGTGGTGCTTCACGGCGGCGCCGCAAGAGTCGCCGCACAGGCAGGTGTGACTCGCGTGCTGCTCAGTCTTACGCACACACGCACCACGGCAGGCGCCAGTGCGCTCTTGTTGAGCGACATCTAG